The segment AATTTGGATTTATATCTTTGGCTCGTTTTGGCATTCCATATACTATTGCTGTTTGTTCATTTTCTGCTATGCATTTGGCTCCAGCTCTATATAGATCATTTAATCCACTAGCTCCATCATCGCCTATTCCGGTGAGTAAAATACCCATTACATCTACTATTTTACATATTGGTACGGCGGATTTAAATAGCATATTGACATTTGGGTTATATGTGGTTGTGATGCCACTTTGGTCGATATTGGCTGTTAAAATTTGGTTATTTAATATAACGCTATTTTGTTCGCAGATATAAATTTTGTTTTTTAGTGTTACTTTGGTGTTTAATAACTCCACGCCAGAGTGAAGCTCTTGGCTCAATCTATCGGCAAATGAGCTAACAAAATTTTTACCCATATGCTGTGCTATGACTATAGAGGTATTTGATGGTAAGGTTATTCCATCTAATAGCTTTTTTAAATGGCCAGGGCCACCGGTGGATGCGCCGATTAAAATTAGCTTTTGTTTCAAAATTATGCTCCAAAACTTTTAGATTTAAAAAGTATAATATAATTTGACTTAAAAGCCGTTTTATATTTTTTTGATATAATTTTGACTTAAAAATTTTTACATATTGTTAAGGCTTATAATTATGATAGAAGATAGTAAAAATCCATATCAAGATATTGAGGCAGTTTCTAAGAGTATGGATGTGCCTTTAGAGTATTTGGATTTTGATATTTTAGAGATCTTTACTAGTTACAAAACTAATCCGCAAGATGAGTTTGCTCTGGCTACTGATATGAGTATATTTGATAATGATGAGTTTTTTTTGGATGCGAATTTAGCTATTACACAGAGTTATAAGGTTAAATTTTATGATACTAGAAAAGAGGTGAAAGCACGCCTTCCAAAGGTTACTCTAGGGACAAATAAATACTCCACCAAAGTAGTAGCGGTGATAGAAGAGGATGCTGTGGTGAAATACACTACATCTTTTGAAAAAGATCTAATAAATGCAATATATAAAAAGATGCTAAAAGCTGGATTTTTGCTAGGATTAAGGGAGAGGGATTTTAAAAAGAGAATTTCAAGATTAACCTCAAGCCTAAGAATTAATGAAAAAATAGAGAAAAAAGAATCCATAACCGTATCTATAGGAATCGAGCCTATACTAGCAACTAGTGGCAAGCTCTTGGTTCATTATAAAAATGGCGAAGATAATAACAATGAAAAAGGAAAGGTAAGAAAGGATATTGATAGGGGATTTTTGAGCGGTGTGTTAGAAGGTGATTTGATAATGGAGTATATCAAGCCTGTAGTTGGGGCTAATGGGCGGAATTTAAAAGGCGATATAATAGAAGTATCACCACCACAAGATAATCAAGACGCACAAATCACAGTAAGCCAAAATATCTTAGTAGAAGAGAATGAAGATCATATCAAATATATAGCTTTAAAAAGTGGTTATATCGTTGAAGAGAATAATAAATATGATATAAAAGAAGAGATAGATATAGAGTCTGTGAATTTAAAATCCACCGGATCTATCACCACTGGATTAGAATCAGATGTCAAGATAAATATCAAAGAGACAGACTATCTAAGTGATGCTATTGGTAGCGGTATGCAAGTAGAAACTAGCGAAGTTAGAGCCGTTGGTAGTGTAGCTAAAGATGCAGTTATTAAAGCAAAAAGTGTATCTATAGATGGCAATACTCACGCCCAATCTAAAATCTACACACAAACCGCAACAATATCATTGCACATGGGGTATTTGGAGTGTGATGAGGCTAAGATAGATAGATTAGAGGGTGGAAAAGTAAGGGCTAAAAAGGTCTATATAGGCTCTGTTTTGGGTGGTGATATAGAAGCTGAAGAGGTATATATAGAGACACTTCACTCAAATTCGCTTATAAGAGCATCATCAATAATAAGCATAGACTCACTTAAAGGCAGTAATAATAGATTAATAGTGGATGTAAATAGCGTATTAGATAAAAATGGAGATGTAACCATCCATCATAAGAAGATTAAAGCCTTAGAAGATGAGTTAAAAGCTCTTCCAAAAGAGCTTGAATTTAAAAAGAATATAATAGATAGCAATAAAAATTCAATCAATATGATAAAAAATAGATTATTAGAGATGAGAACAGAAGGCATCACGCCACCGGCTGCCTTTTTAAATAAATTAAAAGATTTCCAAGGATTGGTGGCTGATTATAACAAAATTTTAAAACAGATAAATTCTAAAGAGATGGAGCTAGCTACCTTAAAAGATGAATTAATCAGTATGGAGAGCATAATTTTGGATGCTAAAATCATAAATAGAGATCGCTGGACGGAGCTAAATGAGATCAAATTTAAACTTCTTGAACCACCAATAGATGTCTCATATAGCACCAAAGAAAATGAGCTAGCAAAACTAATAACGCTCAAAGCTGGAGTCGATGGATATGAGATAGTAAGGTCAAATGAGCTATGATAAAGGCTATTGAAGGTATAATCGTCAAGAAAGAGCCAACGGCGATCTGGATCAAATGCTATGGCATAACATATGGAGTTAATATATCTCTATTTACTAGTGCATCACTAAATCGTGGTGATAGCGTGGAGCTATTTATCACTCAAATTATTAGAGAAGATGCGAATTTGCTCTATGGATTTTTAAATGAGAGTGAGCAGAGAATTTTTGAATTGCTTTTAAAAGTTAGTGGGATAGGAGCTTCTACTGCGATGGCTGTTTGTTCATCTCTAAGTTCAGATGAGTTTATACTAGCTATTACTAATGGTGATGATAGCGTATTAAAGCGGGTTCCAGGCATAGGCCCAAAGACAGCTAGAACTCTCATAGCTCAGCTTAGCGATGCGAAATTGGGCGAGATAAGTAGCGTAAATAGTGCTAGCAAAGAGGCGTTTATGGCGCTTGAGAGCTTAGGATTTAAGCGAGACAAGATTACAGCAGCCTTGGCTAAATGCTCTAGCAATGATACGGCGTCTTTGATTAAAGAAGCGCTTAAAATATTATCTTAAAGGATAGAGATGGATTATGGTGTAGTTTTTGGTGGGGCGAGCTGGGAGCATGAGATTAGTATTGTTTCGGCTATCGCTATTAAAAAGGCGTTAAAAGCGAATTTGAAATTTATATTTGTAGATTCTTTAAGGGAGTTTTATCTAATTGAGCCTAATGATATGAGAGCGAATTTTTTTAGCTCTAAAAAGTATAAAAAATGTAAAAAACTATATTTAAAAGATGGTGGATTTGTCACTCACTCTATCTTTGGGGTTAAGAGTATCGGGGTGGATTGCTATATCAATCTAATACATGGTTGCGATGGCGAAGATGGCAAGATGGCTGGGTTATTTGAGTTTTACTCTCTTAAATTTATAGGGCCACGGCTTGAGGCTAGTGTGATGAGTTATTCAAAGGTTTTAACCAAATTTTTAGCTCTAAAATGCGGTGTTAAAACGCTTGATTATGAGGTGATAACTAGGGATAATAAACCAAATTTAAGCTTGCCATATATCCTAAAACCATCTCACCTTGGTAGCAGTATCGGTGTGAGCGTGGTAAGCAGTGAAGATGAGTTAGAATATGCTTTGGATGTGGGGTTTGAGTTTGATAATGAAATTTTAGTTGAGCCGTTTATAAATGGCGTTAGAGAGTTTAATCTAGCTGGATTTAGAGCTGATGGTGAGTTTGAGTTTTCTATAATCGAAGAGCCAAAAAAGAGTAAAATGCTAGATTTTGAGCAAAAATATTTGAGCTTTGCATCTTCTAGTGCGCAAGAAGCTGATATTAGTGATGATATTAAAAATAAAATGAAAGAGGCTTTTAAGCGAATTTATATTGGTGGTGGCTTTGATGGGGCGCTTATTAGGTGTGATTTTTTCGTTATTGATGATGAAATTTATCTAAATGAGATAAATCCAAATCCAGGAAGTTTGGCAAACTATCTATTTAGCGATTTTACAAGCTCTATAAATCGCTTAGTAAATAGCATTAAAGTAGATAAAAAAATACCAGTAGATTATAAATATATCAACTCAATTACAAAAAGTAAAGGCAAAATGGCTTAATAAAAGCCCTTTGGCCTTTTAAATTTCTTTTAAATTTCATCACTGATAAAGTTAATTTTGTCTATAATTTTACATAAAATTTTACGCAAGGAGCATAGATGGCAAAATTTAGCAAAGATGAGATCTATACTGCTACACAGGTTGTAAGAAATTTTAGCTCCATTTTAAGCGATATATCACAAGCCAAGATGAAAAGAGCCTTTATAGTTAAAAATAATCGCTTTGAAGCTGTGCTTTTAAATATGGATGAATACGAGAGATTAAGTGATGCCGTAGCCTTGCTAGAGGCGATTTATAATAAGAAGAAAGAGAATTAAATGGCTATAAAAGAGATAGAGTATGATGGCTTTAAATATAGATTAAGCTATGAAATTTCAGGTCAAAAAAGTGGCAAAAATATCTTGATTTTACATGGTTGGGGTGCGAATAAAGATCTGATGAAAAGCTGTTTTGATAAGTATTTGAGCGAATATAATTGCCTATATTTGGATCTGCCTGGATTTGGGCTTAGTAGTGAGCTAAAGACTCCACTTAAAAGTAGCGATTATGCGTTGATAGTGAGTAAATTTAATGAGCTTTTGGGGATTGAGTTTGATATCATTATGGGGCATAGCTTTGGTGGGAAGGTGGCTACGCTCTTATCTCCTAGGAATTTGATTTTGCTTAGCAGTGCTGGAATTGTCAAAAATAAGCGTTTTAGCGTTCGATTTAAGATAGCGATTTTTAA is part of the Campylobacter lanienae NCTC 13004 genome and harbors:
- a CDS encoding alpha/beta fold hydrolase: MAIKEIEYDGFKYRLSYEISGQKSGKNILILHGWGANKDLMKSCFDKYLSEYNCLYLDLPGFGLSSELKTPLKSSDYALIVSKFNELLGIEFDIIMGHSFGGKVATLLSPRNLILLSSAGIVKNKRFSVRFKIAIFKILKRFGLGKFWRVFASKDVNEMSKIMYETLKNVVDEDFSSIFANLKSNSLIFWGIGDEATPLSSGEKIASLIKNSKFYPLEGDHFFFLNHGEFIAQTISKELI
- a CDS encoding flagellar assembly protein A, which codes for MIEDSKNPYQDIEAVSKSMDVPLEYLDFDILEIFTSYKTNPQDEFALATDMSIFDNDEFFLDANLAITQSYKVKFYDTRKEVKARLPKVTLGTNKYSTKVVAVIEEDAVVKYTTSFEKDLINAIYKKMLKAGFLLGLRERDFKKRISRLTSSLRINEKIEKKESITVSIGIEPILATSGKLLVHYKNGEDNNNEKGKVRKDIDRGFLSGVLEGDLIMEYIKPVVGANGRNLKGDIIEVSPPQDNQDAQITVSQNILVEENEDHIKYIALKSGYIVEENNKYDIKEEIDIESVNLKSTGSITTGLESDVKINIKETDYLSDAIGSGMQVETSEVRAVGSVAKDAVIKAKSVSIDGNTHAQSKIYTQTATISLHMGYLECDEAKIDRLEGGKVRAKKVYIGSVLGGDIEAEEVYIETLHSNSLIRASSIISIDSLKGSNNRLIVDVNSVLDKNGDVTIHHKKIKALEDELKALPKELEFKKNIIDSNKNSINMIKNRLLEMRTEGITPPAAFLNKLKDFQGLVADYNKILKQINSKEMELATLKDELISMESIILDAKIINRDRWTELNEIKFKLLEPPIDVSYSTKENELAKLITLKAGVDGYEIVRSNEL
- a CDS encoding D-alanine--D-alanine ligase; translation: MDYGVVFGGASWEHEISIVSAIAIKKALKANLKFIFVDSLREFYLIEPNDMRANFFSSKKYKKCKKLYLKDGGFVTHSIFGVKSIGVDCYINLIHGCDGEDGKMAGLFEFYSLKFIGPRLEASVMSYSKVLTKFLALKCGVKTLDYEVITRDNKPNLSLPYILKPSHLGSSIGVSVVSSEDELEYALDVGFEFDNEILVEPFINGVREFNLAGFRADGEFEFSIIEEPKKSKMLDFEQKYLSFASSSAQEADISDDIKNKMKEAFKRIYIGGGFDGALIRCDFFVIDDEIYLNEINPNPGSLANYLFSDFTSSINRLVNSIKVDKKIPVDYKYINSITKSKGKMA
- a CDS encoding prevent-host-death protein; this translates as MAKFSKDEIYTATQVVRNFSSILSDISQAKMKRAFIVKNNRFEAVLLNMDEYERLSDAVALLEAIYNKKKEN
- the ruvA gene encoding Holliday junction branch migration protein RuvA codes for the protein MIKAIEGIIVKKEPTAIWIKCYGITYGVNISLFTSASLNRGDSVELFITQIIREDANLLYGFLNESEQRIFELLLKVSGIGASTAMAVCSSLSSDEFILAITNGDDSVLKRVPGIGPKTARTLIAQLSDAKLGEISSVNSASKEAFMALESLGFKRDKITAALAKCSSNDTASLIKEALKILS
- a CDS encoding chemotaxis protein CheB — protein: MKQKLILIGASTGGPGHLKKLLDGITLPSNTSIVIAQHMGKNFVSSFADRLSQELHSGVELLNTKVTLKNKIYICEQNSVILNNQILTANIDQSGITTTYNPNVNMLFKSAVPICKIVDVMGILLTGIGDDGASGLNDLYRAGAKCIAENEQTAIVYGMPKRAKDINPNLEIGNLDTIKTNLQRFLI